One window from the genome of Dermacentor variabilis isolate Ectoservices unplaced genomic scaffold, ASM5094787v1 scaffold_13, whole genome shotgun sequence encodes:
- the LOC142566639 gene encoding uncharacterized protein LOC142566639 — protein MDRISGLRFLVDTGAEVNVLPSAWYDSVSKSPGPTLSAANSTSIATYGLRYLTLDLDQRRTFRWFFIVADVNQPILSSNFLTHFDLDVSMRHHRLVDRKTRLSIPGVLSAVAPTGLHTLIPLFPYARILEDFPEVTRPSNLNQPRKQSVTHHTAQHSAQRSPPHCNWRPCGVYRALNADMVHDSYPLPHIQDLPGHLE, from the coding sequence ATGGATCGCATTTCCGGCCTGCGCTTTCTTGTAGACACTGGTGCCGAGGTCAACGTACTTCCGTCCGCCTGGTATGATAGCGTTTCTAAGTCACCTGGTCCTACGCTCAGCGCGGCGAACTCTACCTCCATCGCCACGTATGGTCTACGGTATCTCACTCTAGACCTTGACCAGCGGCGCACGTTCCGGTGGTTCTTCATCGTAGCCGACGTCAATCAGCCTATCCTCAGCTCTAACTTCCTGACCCATTTTGACCTCGACGTCAGCATGCGCCACCATCGCCTGGTTGACAGAAAGACGCGACTCTCCATCCCTGGAGTTCTGTCGGCTGTCGCGCCCACTGGCCTTCACACTCTGATTCCACTATTTCCGTACGCTCGCATCCTCGAAGATTTTCCTGAGGTGACGAGGCCCTCCAATTTAAATCAGCCACGCAAGCAGAGCGTGACCCACCATACGGCCCAGCACAGTGCACAGCGTAGCCCACCACATTGTAACTGGCGTCCGTGCGGGGTCTACCGGGCGCTCAACGCTGACATGGTCCACGATAGCTATCCCCTCCCACACATTCAGGATTTACCCGGCCACTTGGAATGA